One Candidatus Devosia phytovorans genomic window carries:
- a CDS encoding glutamate synthase subunit beta has product MGKVTGFLEIEREEPRYEPASDRIRHFGEFTIPMSEGRIVDQAARCMDCGIPFCHGDTGCPVHNQIPDWNDLVYNGGWEEASLNLHSTNNFPEFTGRICPAPCEEACTLNLEDTPVAIKTVEQAIADRAIRSGWVKPQINANKTGKSIGIVGGGPAGMAAAQQLARAGHDVHLYEREPKAGGLMRYGIPDFKMEKDHIDFRVEQMEAEGVTFHYGENIGISRPLSDLQSKHDAVLLCGGSEKPRDVDSEGTELNGVHYAMPFLVQQNRRLGGEDVSEQAQLTAAGKHVVVVGGGDTASDCVGTSFRQGAIAVTQLDVRAMPPELENKLTNWPNWAVKMRTSSSQAEGAIREFAAGTMKIIGNAKGQVTGVECARVDRKRQPIPGTEFIIKADLVLLAIGFASPVYEGMLEQLGGQLDKRGNLFADTMSYKTTVPGVYAAGDMRRGQSLVVWAIREGRQAARSIDFDLMGKTDLPR; this is encoded by the coding sequence ATGGGTAAGGTAACCGGCTTTCTCGAGATCGAACGCGAAGAGCCCCGCTACGAGCCGGCTTCCGACCGCATTCGCCATTTCGGCGAATTCACCATTCCCATGTCCGAAGGCCGCATTGTCGATCAGGCAGCGCGCTGCATGGATTGCGGCATTCCCTTCTGCCATGGCGATACCGGCTGCCCGGTGCACAACCAGATCCCGGACTGGAATGACCTCGTCTACAACGGCGGCTGGGAAGAGGCCTCGCTGAACCTTCATTCCACCAACAACTTCCCCGAGTTCACCGGCCGCATCTGCCCCGCGCCCTGCGAGGAAGCCTGCACGCTCAACCTCGAGGACACCCCGGTCGCCATCAAGACCGTAGAACAGGCCATTGCCGACCGCGCTATCCGCTCGGGCTGGGTCAAGCCGCAGATCAATGCCAACAAGACCGGCAAGTCGATCGGCATCGTCGGCGGCGGTCCCGCCGGCATGGCTGCGGCCCAGCAGCTCGCCCGCGCCGGCCACGATGTTCATCTCTATGAGCGCGAGCCCAAGGCCGGTGGCCTGATGCGCTATGGCATTCCCGACTTCAAGATGGAGAAGGACCACATCGACTTCCGCGTCGAGCAGATGGAAGCCGAAGGCGTCACCTTCCACTATGGCGAAAACATCGGCATCAGCCGTCCCCTGTCCGATCTTCAGAGCAAGCATGATGCCGTCCTGCTCTGCGGCGGTTCGGAAAAGCCGCGCGATGTCGACAGCGAAGGCACCGAACTGAACGGCGTCCACTACGCCATGCCCTTCCTCGTGCAGCAGAACCGTCGCCTCGGCGGCGAGGATGTGTCCGAGCAGGCCCAGCTCACCGCTGCCGGCAAGCATGTCGTCGTGGTTGGCGGCGGCGATACCGCCTCCGACTGTGTTGGCACCAGCTTCCGCCAGGGCGCCATTGCCGTCACCCAGCTCGACGTCCGCGCCATGCCGCCCGAGCTCGAGAACAAGCTGACCAACTGGCCCAACTGGGCGGTCAAGATGCGCACCTCGTCCTCCCAGGCCGAAGGCGCCATCCGCGAATTCGCCGCCGGCACGATGAAGATCATCGGCAATGCCAAGGGTCAGGTCACCGGCGTCGAATGCGCCCGCGTCGACCGCAAGCGCCAGCCCATTCCCGGCACCGAGTTCATCATCAAGGCGGACCTCGTCCTCCTCGCCATCGGCTTCGCCTCGCCTGTTTACGAAGGCATGCTCGAACAACTCGGCGGCCAGCTCGACAAGCGCGGCAATCTCTTCGCCGACACCATGAGCTACAAGACCACCGTCCCGGGCGTCTACGCCGCCGGCGACATGCGCCGCGGCCAGTCCCTCGTCGTCTGGGCCATCCGCGAAGGCCGCCAGGCCGCCCGCTCCATCGACTTCGATCTCATGGGCAAGACGGACCTGCCACGCTAA
- the hpt gene encoding hypoxanthine phosphoribosyltransferase, whose amino-acid sequence MTQKPYIVDELISAKAIAARVEALAKEISTHYADTDKLVVVGLLRGSFIFIADLVRELDLPVEVDFLEASSYGNAMESSREVRILKDLRGEIGGRDVLVVEDIVDTGYTLKHVLEILETRHPRRMEVCALLNKQSRRETDISAKWVGFDIPDKFVVGYGIDYGQRNRNLPHIGAVRFVEEPQ is encoded by the coding sequence ATGACTCAAAAGCCCTATATCGTCGATGAACTGATCTCCGCCAAAGCCATCGCCGCCCGCGTCGAGGCGCTGGCCAAGGAGATTTCCACCCACTATGCCGACACCGACAAACTCGTCGTCGTCGGCCTCCTGCGGGGCTCCTTCATCTTCATCGCCGACCTGGTGCGCGAACTCGACCTCCCCGTCGAAGTCGATTTCCTCGAAGCCTCCTCCTATGGCAATGCCATGGAGTCATCGCGAGAAGTGCGTATTCTCAAGGACTTGCGCGGTGAGATTGGCGGCCGCGACGTCCTCGTCGTCGAAGACATTGTCGACACCGGCTATACGCTCAAGCACGTCCTCGAAATCCTCGAGACCCGCCATCCCCGCCGCATGGAAGTCTGCGCCCTGCTCAACAAACAGAGCCGCCGCGAAACCGACATATCGGCCAAATGGGTCGGCTTCGACATCCCCGACAAATTCGTCGTCGGCTACGGCATCGACTACGGCCAGCGCAACCGCAACCTGCCCCACATCGGCGCAGTTCGATTCGTCGAAGAGCCCCAGTAA
- a CDS encoding DUF459 domain-containing protein, with product MRYVVALLVGLLVVTDMTPAFAQDSVLVAQEQRRRTLFDLLFGDEPQQPAPAQQQPRRTQAAPAPQAALPPPKPQVEKALDATRLAVFGDSLAIDLSRALERFYAEDPNLVVVKQGVGNSGFVREDYFDWDAAIDQQIAEDSFDLAVVIIGVNDRQEIRVNGTNYAPLTEQWTAAYQARINAFLGKLRAARKPVIWVGLPPMAKAEYSADISQISNIQRLASFSGGAEFLDIYERFLGEDGKYSSSGPDVNGQTAQMRKDDGIHFSAAGSDKLAFYISQSISAFYRGGSVSIAVADPLLGTDGAAMLRPPYQGLGQVRLLEVAGAVIPISRVPARASELLTANSVPVVAPPFTLEQLMTAPMGRVDDFGVGVDPAAEAVNPGQQ from the coding sequence ATGCGTTACGTCGTGGCATTGCTGGTGGGATTGCTTGTCGTCACCGACATGACGCCGGCGTTTGCGCAGGATTCCGTACTGGTGGCGCAGGAGCAGCGGCGACGGACATTGTTCGATCTGCTGTTTGGCGATGAGCCGCAGCAGCCGGCGCCGGCGCAGCAACAGCCGCGGCGAACACAGGCGGCACCGGCGCCACAGGCGGCCCTGCCGCCGCCCAAGCCGCAGGTGGAAAAGGCGCTGGACGCGACGCGGCTGGCGGTGTTCGGCGATAGTCTTGCCATCGACCTCAGCCGGGCGCTGGAGCGGTTCTATGCCGAGGATCCGAACCTTGTCGTGGTCAAACAGGGCGTGGGCAATTCGGGCTTCGTGCGTGAGGATTATTTCGACTGGGATGCGGCGATCGATCAGCAGATTGCCGAGGACAGTTTCGACCTCGCGGTGGTAATCATCGGCGTCAATGACCGGCAGGAAATCCGGGTCAATGGGACCAATTATGCGCCTCTGACCGAGCAGTGGACGGCGGCCTATCAAGCACGGATCAATGCGTTTCTGGGGAAGTTGCGGGCTGCACGCAAGCCGGTGATCTGGGTGGGGCTGCCGCCGATGGCCAAGGCGGAATATTCGGCTGATATCAGCCAGATCAGCAATATCCAGCGGCTGGCGAGCTTTTCCGGCGGGGCGGAATTTCTCGATATTTACGAACGGTTTCTGGGCGAAGACGGGAAGTATTCGTCATCGGGTCCGGATGTGAACGGGCAGACGGCGCAGATGCGCAAGGATGACGGGATTCACTTTTCGGCAGCCGGTTCGGACAAGCTGGCCTTCTATATCAGCCAGAGCATCAGTGCGTTTTATCGCGGGGGCAGTGTTTCCATCGCAGTGGCCGATCCGCTGCTGGGAACGGATGGTGCAGCCATGCTGCGGCCGCCGTATCAGGGGCTGGGGCAGGTGCGGCTGCTCGAAGTGGCGGGGGCGGTGATCCCGATCAGCCGGGTGCCGGCGCGGGCGAGCGAGCTGCTGACAGCCAATAGCGTGCCGGTGGTGGCGCCGCCGTTCACGTTGGAACAGCTGATGACGGCGCCGATGGGACGGGTTGATGACTTCGGTGTCGGGGTGGATCCGGCGGCCGAGGCGGTCAATCCGGGGCAGCAGTAA
- a CDS encoding glutathione S-transferase family protein: MSFQLYGNLGSGNVLKVKYIADAIGLPFVLHDIASRSGATQTAEFLKLNPAGQMPVVVLEDGRPLAQSNAILRYLALGSRFIPADAYQAAKVDEWLFWEQYSHEPTVAVARARVAYDGVAIADLDPSLVARGNKALDRMELALEGQKYLVGETMTIADIALLAYTRQAPQGGFDLNGRPQLLRWIAACEQELGLPAFTAEFGEQAHG, encoded by the coding sequence ATGAGCTTCCAGCTCTATGGCAACCTTGGGTCCGGCAACGTCCTCAAGGTGAAGTATATCGCCGATGCCATCGGCCTGCCCTTCGTCCTGCACGACATCGCTTCGCGCTCCGGCGCGACGCAGACGGCAGAATTTTTGAAGCTCAACCCCGCCGGGCAGATGCCTGTCGTGGTGCTGGAGGATGGTCGCCCGCTCGCCCAGTCCAATGCCATCCTGCGCTATCTGGCATTGGGCAGCCGCTTCATTCCGGCCGATGCCTATCAGGCGGCCAAGGTCGACGAATGGCTGTTCTGGGAACAATATAGCCATGAGCCAACCGTCGCCGTCGCCCGCGCCAGGGTCGCCTACGACGGCGTCGCCATTGCCGATCTCGACCCGAGCCTCGTTGCCCGTGGCAACAAGGCGCTCGATCGCATGGAACTGGCCCTTGAGGGCCAGAAATATCTCGTCGGCGAGACCATGACCATCGCCGACATCGCCCTTCTGGCCTATACGCGCCAGGCGCCACAGGGCGGTTTCGATCTCAATGGGCGGCCACAGCTTCTGCGCTGGATTGCCGCCTGCGAACAAGAACTTGGACTGCCTGCCTTCACGGCAGAATTTGGGGAGCAAGCACATGGGTAA
- the gltB gene encoding glutamate synthase large subunit codes for MAHEQNGFLPPVTAIATTRKTTLIENSRRVVSGRPEAQGLYDPANEHDACGIGMIANIKNKPSHEVVQKGLEILENLEHRGAVGADPLMGDGAGILVQTPHAFFKKVMDFALPEKHHYAVAMLFYPNIVDLRDRCAEAVRGVLAKEGLTLLGERVVPTDNSPLSEGVIATQPIIEQMVIARPDGLSLDEFERKLLIVRKVISNSVYAAIPESDGDNGFYVVSMSARTVVYKGMFLADQLGKFYTDLHDERFESAIALVHQRFSTNTFPSWKLAHPYRMTTHNGEINTIRGNVNWMAARQASVSSPLFGEEINKIWPISYEGQSDTACFDNALEFLVRGGYSLPHAAMMLIPEAWAGNPLMDETRRAFYQYHAALMEPWDGPAAMSLSDGRYVVATLDRNGLRPARYLVTREGHVVLASESGVLNIPDEDIMERWRLQPGRMLLLDLEEGRIISDEEIKRTLATKHPYAEWLARSQIVLEDLPETEPKAPVTTESLLDRMQAFGYTQEDIKILMAPMATTGQEAVGSMGTDTPISALSQKSKLLYTYFKQNFAQVTNPPIDPIREESVMSLVSFIGPRPNIFDLEGVSREKRLEVRQPILTNEDLEKIRAIGDMEDNQFKTRTIDITYPADSGAAGMEAAIKAISVEAEAAIAGEYNIIILSDRLVAADRIAIPALLATAAVHHHLIRKGLRTSSGLVIETGEAREMHHFAMLAGYGAEAINPYLAFEALAALHAEGEFPPEVDANEVVYRYIKSVGKGLLKVMSKMGISTYQSYCGAQIFDAVGLHSDFVKRFFFGTATTIEGVGLAEVSEETVRRHRDAFGDDIVLRKALDVGGEYMYRIRGEKHAWSPDVVADLQHAVRTHDESPESAQQRYDSFAARVNSGENGYLAIRNLLDIKPLGAAVPLDEVEPAVDIVKRFVTGAMSFGSISREAHTTLAQAMNRIGGKSNTGEGGEEPDRYKPLADGSRNPLRSAIKQIASGRFGVTTEYLVNADQLQIKVAQGAKPGEGGQLPGHKVDWVVAKTRHSTPGVGLISPPPHHDIYSIEDLAQLIYDLKNVNEAADISVKLVSEVGVGTVAAGVAKARADHITVSGYDGGTGASPLTSLKHAGGPWEIGLAETHQTLVLNRLRSRVVLQVDGGLKTGRDVLIGALLGADEFGFSTAPLIAAGCIMMRKCHLNTCPVGVATQDPVLRKRFKGTPEHVINYFFFIAEELRGLMAGMGARTMQELTGRSDLLDQRKMVEYWKSEGIDFTKLIHKAEPIGGDTLYHSEFQNHHLEAVLDRKLVELAEPALARGEAVQIELPIRSRDRSAGAMLSGALAKKYGHEGLPEDTISIRLNGTAGQAFGAFLAKGISIDMVGDANDYVGKGLSGGRIVVRPSEKASFDPSKSIIVGNTVLYGAIAGECYFHGIAGERFAVRNSGAIAVVEGTGDHGCEYMTGGVVVVIGQTGRNFAAGMSGGVAYVLDEDETFRDRCNLAMVDLEPVAEEEALMQKLHHHGGDLEWHGRVDISGDMTKHDDERLHQLISNHLHYTGSARARMILDNWVEMRPKFVKVMPVEYRRAIKEMEKKRAQGTMGMAAAE; via the coding sequence ATGGCACACGAGCAGAACGGATTTCTCCCTCCGGTCACAGCGATTGCCACCACTCGCAAAACCACTCTGATCGAAAATTCGCGCCGCGTCGTCTCTGGCCGCCCCGAGGCCCAGGGTCTTTATGATCCGGCCAACGAGCATGATGCCTGCGGCATCGGCATGATCGCCAATATCAAGAACAAGCCCAGCCACGAAGTGGTGCAGAAGGGTCTCGAAATCCTCGAGAACCTCGAGCATCGCGGCGCCGTGGGTGCCGATCCGCTGATGGGCGACGGCGCCGGCATTCTCGTGCAGACCCCCCATGCCTTCTTCAAGAAGGTCATGGACTTCGCCCTGCCGGAAAAGCACCACTATGCCGTGGCCATGCTGTTCTATCCCAACATTGTGGACCTGCGTGACCGCTGCGCCGAAGCCGTGCGCGGCGTCCTCGCCAAGGAAGGCTTGACGCTCCTCGGCGAGCGCGTGGTCCCCACCGACAATTCGCCCCTCTCCGAAGGCGTCATCGCCACCCAGCCGATCATCGAGCAGATGGTTATCGCCCGCCCCGATGGCCTTTCCCTCGACGAGTTCGAGCGCAAGCTGCTGATCGTCCGCAAGGTGATTTCCAACTCGGTCTACGCCGCCATTCCCGAAAGCGATGGCGACAACGGCTTCTACGTCGTCTCCATGTCGGCCCGCACAGTGGTCTACAAGGGCATGTTCCTCGCCGACCAGCTCGGCAAGTTCTACACCGACCTGCACGACGAGAGATTCGAGTCTGCGATTGCCCTGGTCCACCAGCGCTTCTCGACCAATACCTTCCCCTCCTGGAAGCTGGCCCATCCCTACCGCATGACCACCCACAATGGTGAAATCAACACCATCCGTGGCAACGTCAACTGGATGGCCGCCCGCCAGGCCTCGGTCTCCTCGCCCCTCTTTGGCGAAGAGATCAACAAGATCTGGCCCATCTCCTACGAAGGCCAGTCCGACACCGCCTGCTTTGACAACGCGCTCGAATTCCTCGTGCGCGGCGGCTATTCCCTGCCTCACGCCGCCATGATGCTGATCCCCGAAGCCTGGGCCGGCAATCCGCTGATGGATGAGACGCGCCGCGCTTTCTATCAGTATCACGCGGCCCTGATGGAGCCATGGGATGGCCCCGCCGCCATGTCGCTGTCGGACGGCCGCTATGTCGTGGCGACGCTCGACCGCAACGGCCTGCGCCCCGCCCGCTACCTCGTGACCCGCGAAGGCCACGTCGTGCTGGCGTCGGAATCCGGGGTGCTCAACATTCCCGACGAAGACATCATGGAGCGCTGGCGCCTGCAGCCGGGCCGCATGCTGCTGCTCGATCTGGAAGAAGGCCGCATCATCTCCGACGAGGAGATCAAGCGCACCCTCGCCACCAAGCACCCCTATGCCGAATGGCTCGCCCGTTCGCAGATCGTGCTCGAAGACCTGCCCGAAACCGAGCCCAAGGCCCCGGTCACCACCGAGTCGCTGCTCGATCGCATGCAGGCCTTCGGCTACACCCAGGAAGACATCAAGATCCTGATGGCGCCCATGGCCACCACCGGCCAGGAAGCCGTCGGCTCCATGGGCACCGATACGCCCATTTCGGCGCTGAGCCAGAAGTCCAAGCTGCTTTACACCTATTTCAAGCAGAACTTCGCCCAGGTCACCAATCCGCCGATCGATCCGATCCGCGAGGAATCGGTCATGTCGCTGGTGAGCTTCATCGGCCCGCGCCCCAACATCTTCGACCTCGAAGGCGTCAGCCGCGAGAAGCGTCTCGAAGTGCGTCAGCCCATTCTCACCAACGAGGATCTCGAAAAGATCCGCGCGATCGGTGACATGGAAGACAACCAGTTCAAGACCCGCACCATCGACATCACCTACCCCGCCGACTCTGGCGCGGCGGGCATGGAAGCAGCCATCAAGGCGATCAGCGTCGAGGCAGAGGCCGCCATCGCTGGCGAATACAACATCATCATCCTCTCCGACCGCCTGGTCGCGGCCGACCGCATCGCCATTCCCGCGCTGCTGGCGACGGCTGCCGTACATCACCATCTGATCCGCAAGGGCCTGCGCACCTCCTCGGGTCTTGTCATCGAAACCGGCGAAGCCCGCGAAATGCACCATTTCGCCATGCTGGCCGGCTATGGCGCCGAGGCGATCAACCCCTATCTCGCCTTCGAGGCACTGGCCGCGCTCCATGCCGAAGGCGAATTCCCGCCCGAGGTCGATGCCAACGAAGTCGTCTACCGCTACATCAAGTCGGTCGGTAAGGGCCTGCTCAAGGTCATGTCCAAGATGGGCATTTCCACCTACCAGTCCTATTGCGGCGCCCAGATCTTCGACGCCGTGGGTCTGCACTCCGATTTCGTCAAGCGCTTCTTCTTCGGCACCGCCACCACCATCGAAGGCGTCGGCCTGGCCGAAGTCTCCGAGGAAACCGTGCGCCGCCACCGCGACGCCTTTGGCGACGATATAGTCCTGCGCAAGGCGCTCGATGTCGGCGGCGAATATATGTACCGCATCCGCGGCGAAAAGCATGCCTGGAGCCCGGACGTCGTTGCCGATCTCCAGCACGCCGTCCGCACCCATGACGAAAGCCCCGAATCGGCCCAGCAGCGCTACGACAGCTTTGCCGCCCGCGTGAACTCTGGCGAAAACGGCTATCTTGCCATCCGTAACCTCCTCGATATCAAGCCGCTCGGCGCTGCCGTGCCGCTCGACGAGGTCGAACCGGCCGTCGATATCGTCAAGCGCTTCGTCACCGGCGCCATGTCCTTCGGCTCGATCTCGCGCGAGGCGCATACCACGCTTGCCCAGGCGATGAACCGCATTGGCGGCAAGTCCAACACCGGCGAAGGCGGCGAAGAGCCCGATCGCTACAAGCCCCTGGCTGACGGCTCGCGCAATCCCTTGCGCTCGGCCATCAAGCAGATCGCGTCCGGCCGTTTCGGCGTCACCACCGAATATCTGGTCAATGCCGACCAGCTCCAGATCAAGGTCGCCCAGGGTGCCAAGCCCGGCGAAGGCGGACAGCTCCCCGGCCACAAGGTCGACTGGGTTGTCGCCAAGACCCGTCATTCGACGCCCGGCGTGGGCCTCATATCCCCGCCGCCGCATCACGACATCTATTCCATCGAAGATCTGGCCCAGCTGATCTACGACCTCAAGAACGTCAACGAGGCGGCCGACATCTCGGTCAAGCTCGTCTCCGAAGTCGGCGTCGGCACCGTCGCGGCCGGCGTCGCCAAGGCGCGCGCCGATCACATCACCGTCTCCGGCTATGATGGCGGCACCGGCGCGTCGCCCCTGACCTCGCTCAAGCATGCCGGTGGTCCCTGGGAAATCGGCCTTGCCGAAACCCACCAGACCCTGGTCCTCAACCGCCTGCGCAGCCGCGTCGTCCTGCAGGTCGATGGTGGTCTCAAGACCGGCCGCGACGTGCTGATCGGCGCCCTGCTCGGCGCCGACGAATTCGGCTTCTCGACCGCGCCATTGATCGCGGCCGGCTGCATCATGATGCGCAAATGCCATCTCAACACCTGTCCCGTCGGCGTCGCCACCCAGGATCCGGTGCTGCGCAAGCGCTTCAAGGGCACGCCCGAGCACGTCATCAACTACTTCTTCTTCATCGCCGAAGAGCTGCGCGGCCTGATGGCCGGCATGGGTGCCCGCACCATGCAGGAACTCACCGGCCGGTCCGACCTGCTCGATCAGCGCAAGATGGTCGAATACTGGAAGAGCGAAGGCATCGATTTCACCAAGCTCATCCACAAGGCCGAGCCCATCGGCGGCGACACGCTCTATCACTCCGAGTTCCAGAACCATCATCTGGAAGCCGTGCTCGACCGCAAGCTCGTCGAACTGGCAGAGCCGGCCCTTGCCCGTGGCGAAGCCGTCCAGATCGAACTGCCGATCCGCTCGCGCGACCGTTCGGCCGGCGCCATGCTGTCCGGCGCCCTCGCCAAGAAGTATGGCCACGAAGGCCTGCCCGAGGACACCATCTCGATCCGTCTCAACGGCACGGCTGGTCAGGCCTTTGGCGCCTTCCTCGCCAAGGGCATTTCCATCGACATGGTTGGCGACGCCAATGACTATGTCGGCAAGGGCCTCTCGGGCGGCCGTATCGTCGTGCGCCCGTCGGAAAAGGCCAGCTTTGATCCCTCAAAGTCGATCATCGTCGGCAACACCGTGCTTTACGGCGCCATTGCCGGCGAGTGCTACTTCCACGGCATTGCCGGGGAACGCTTCGCCGTCCGCAACTCCGGCGCCATCGCCGTGGTGGAAGGCACCGGCGACCACGGCTGCGAATACATGACCGGCGGTGTCGTCGTCGTCATCGGCCAGACCGGCCGCAACTTTGCCGCCGGCATGTCGGGTGGCGTGGCCTATGTCCTCGACGAGGACGAGACCTTCCGCGACCGCTGCAACCTCGCCATGGTCGATCTCGAACCGGTGGCCGAGGAAGAAGCCCTCATGCAGAAGCTCCACCACCATGGTGGCGATCTCGAGTGGCATGGCCGCGTCGATATCTCCGGCGACATGACCAAGCATGATGACGAGCGCCTGCATCAGCTCATCTCCAACCATCTGCACTACACGGGCTCGGCCCGCGCCAGGATGATCCTGGATAACTGGGTCGAGATGCGTCCCAAATTCGTCAAGGTGATGCCGGTCGAATATCGCCGCGCCATCAAGGAGATGGAAAAGAAGCGCGCCCAGGGCACCATGGGCATGGCGGCAGCGGAATGA
- a CDS encoding lytic murein transglycosylase: protein MNRALKTIVALMLMVAPVAAQPVESFESFLAGLRAKALAGGVSAGVYDATMGGLTPDPRVPDLVTTQPEFTTPMWDYIEGRVTSGRIERGKAAIGRNQALFAAVGQQYGVDPYLLGAIWGMETDYGAVLGNDGLIRPIVRSLATLVHQRRTRLVEDEKDLIAALLLVQRDGVVPVGSWAGAIGHLQVNPSNVLAHGSDGDGDGKVDLHGSLADALATSAKFLRDLGYQPGVDWGMEVVVPEGFDYLLATRTEMRPVSFFAERGIARVAGRQFADPNLAVFLYVPAGKDGPKFLMTGNYLVLKGYNFSDSYAMSVAHMTDRLKGGGGYVDDWPRSVALPNLGQRQGIQQALLQLGYYQGAVDGRLGPVSQEAYARFQAARGEVADGFITRASYDELAAAAR from the coding sequence ATGAACAGGGCTCTCAAGACGATCGTCGCTCTGATGCTGATGGTTGCGCCGGTTGCGGCGCAGCCGGTGGAGAGTTTTGAGAGCTTTTTGGCCGGGCTCCGGGCCAAGGCATTGGCTGGTGGCGTCAGTGCAGGGGTCTATGATGCGACGATGGGTGGGCTGACGCCGGATCCGCGGGTGCCTGACCTTGTCACCACGCAGCCCGAGTTCACCACGCCAATGTGGGACTATATCGAGGGGCGGGTGACCTCCGGGCGGATCGAACGCGGCAAGGCGGCGATCGGGCGGAACCAGGCGCTGTTTGCTGCGGTGGGGCAGCAATATGGGGTGGATCCCTATCTGCTGGGCGCCATCTGGGGAATGGAAACCGATTATGGCGCGGTGCTGGGCAATGACGGGCTGATCAGGCCGATCGTGCGCAGTCTCGCGACGCTGGTGCATCAGCGGCGGACGCGGCTGGTGGAGGATGAAAAGGACCTGATCGCGGCGCTGCTGCTGGTGCAGCGTGATGGTGTGGTGCCGGTGGGTTCATGGGCCGGGGCGATCGGGCATCTGCAGGTCAATCCGAGCAATGTGCTGGCGCATGGCAGCGATGGCGATGGCGACGGCAAGGTGGACCTGCATGGATCGCTGGCCGATGCGCTGGCGACGAGTGCGAAATTCCTGCGCGATCTCGGCTATCAGCCGGGTGTGGACTGGGGCATGGAAGTCGTGGTGCCGGAGGGGTTTGACTACCTGTTGGCGACGCGGACGGAAATGCGGCCGGTGTCGTTTTTTGCCGAGCGCGGGATTGCGCGGGTGGCGGGACGGCAGTTTGCCGATCCAAACCTTGCGGTGTTCCTCTATGTGCCGGCCGGCAAGGATGGGCCGAAATTCCTGATGACCGGGAATTACCTGGTGCTCAAGGGCTATAATTTTTCGGACAGCTACGCCATGAGCGTGGCGCATATGACGGACCGGCTGAAGGGTGGGGGCGGCTATGTCGATGACTGGCCGCGCAGTGTCGCTCTGCCCAATCTCGGCCAAAGGCAGGGCATTCAGCAGGCACTGCTGCAGCTGGGCTATTACCAGGGCGCGGTGGACGGGCGGCTGGGGCCGGTGAGCCAGGAGGCCTATGCGCGGTTCCAGGCGGCACGGGGCGAGGTGGCCGACGGGTTCATCACCCGGGCCAGTTACGATGAACTGGCTGCGGCGGCGCGGTAA
- the galE gene encoding UDP-glucose 4-epimerase GalE, protein MTVLVTGGAGYIGSHMVLNLADAGEKVVVLDNLVTGFDWAIDGRATFESGNAGDIELVRRLIDKHGITEIIHFAGSIVVPESVTDPLKYYANNTATSRNLIEAAIKGGVKHFIFSSTAAVYGMTGLAPVVETTPLNPMSPYGRSKLMTEWMLADVAAAHPMTFGVLRYFNVAGADPGKRSGQSTPLATHLIKVACQTALGQRARMDIFGTDYETPDGTCVRDYIHVTDLIAAHALLLKHLRKGGESTTLNCAYGQGYSVRQVVETVRKVSGVDFKAEEGPRRAGDPASITATGEKVRSLLGWVPQHDDLNEIVETAYAWERHLMTRNR, encoded by the coding sequence ATGACAGTTCTTGTAACCGGCGGCGCGGGCTATATCGGCAGCCATATGGTGCTCAACCTCGCCGATGCGGGCGAAAAGGTTGTCGTGCTCGACAATCTCGTCACCGGATTTGACTGGGCGATCGATGGTCGCGCCACATTCGAAAGCGGCAATGCGGGCGATATCGAACTGGTGCGCCGTTTGATCGACAAACATGGCATTACCGAGATCATCCATTTCGCGGGCTCGATTGTGGTGCCGGAATCGGTCACCGATCCCCTCAAATACTACGCCAATAATACGGCTACATCACGAAACCTGATCGAGGCCGCGATCAAGGGCGGGGTGAAGCATTTCATCTTCTCCTCGACCGCGGCTGTCTATGGCATGACGGGGCTGGCGCCGGTGGTGGAAACCACGCCGCTCAACCCGATGTCGCCCTATGGCCGCTCCAAGCTGATGACCGAATGGATGCTGGCGGATGTGGCGGCAGCGCATCCGATGACCTTTGGCGTGCTGCGCTATTTCAACGTGGCGGGGGCCGATCCGGGCAAGCGCAGCGGGCAGTCTACGCCGCTGGCGACGCATCTGATCAAGGTGGCCTGCCAGACGGCGCTGGGCCAGCGCGCCAGGATGGACATTTTCGGCACGGACTACGAGACGCCGGACGGCACATGCGTGCGCGACTATATCCATGTGACCGACCTGATCGCGGCGCATGCGCTGCTGCTCAAGCATCTGCGCAAGGGCGGGGAATCGACGACGCTCAACTGTGCCTATGGCCAGGGCTATTCGGTGCGGCAGGTGGTGGAAACGGTGCGCAAGGTTTCGGGCGTGGACTTCAAGGCCGAGGAAGGTCCGCGTCGTGCGGGAGATCCGGCCTCGATCACGGCGACGGGCGAGAAGGTGCGGAGCCTGCTGGGGTGGGTGCCACAGCATGACGACCTCAACGAGATCGTCGAGACGGCCTATGCCTGGGAGCGTCATCTGATGACGCGGAACCGGTAG